The proteins below come from a single Stutzerimonas stutzeri RCH2 genomic window:
- a CDS encoding multidrug efflux RND transporter permease subunit, which produces MAFTDPFIRRPVLASVISLLIVLLGMQAFNSLTIRQYPQMESALITVTTAYPGANAETIQGYITQPLQQSLASAEGVDYMTSVSQQNASVISVYARIGADTDRLYTELLSQANSVKNQLPQAAEDPVLNKQAADSTALMYISFYSDQLSNPQITDYLSRVIQPKLATLPGMAEAEILGNQVFAMRLWLDPVKLAAYGVSAGDVNEAVRKYNFLSAAGEVKGQYVVTSINADTELKTPEAFAAIPLKTQGDSRVLLGDVARVEMGAESYNSISSFDGIPSVYIGIKGTPSANPLDVIKEVRAIMPQIEAQLPPGLKASIAYDATEFIQASIDEVVKTLAEAAVIVIVVVFLFLGSLRTVLIPVVTIPLSMIGVMFFMQAMGYSINLLTLLAMVLAIGLVVDDAIVVVENIHRHIEQGKSPFQAAIDGAREIAMPVVTMTITLAAVYAPIGFLQGLTGALFQEFALTLAGAVLISGVVALTLSPMMCSKLLRHEENPSGFAHRLDELFERLKQRYQRALHGTLNTRPVVLVFAVLVLALIPALLMFTESELAPEEDQGIVFMMASAPKTANLDYLNAYTDQFLEIFKSFPEYYSWFQINGFDGVQSGIGGFLLKPWDERERSQMEILPEVQAKLDRLPGLQIFGFNLPSLPGTGEGLPFQFVINTANDYETLLQVTERIRKRAEESGKFAFLDVDLAFDKPEIVVEIDREKAAQMGVSMEELGLTLSTLLGEGEINRFTIEGRSYKVIAQVERAYRDNPDWLSNYYVRNGQGQMLPLSTLIKVRDRARPTQLKQFQQLNAAMIQGFPIVSMGEAIDTLQTIAREEAPDGFGFDYAGASRQYIQEGNALYMTFALALAVIFLVLAAQFESFRDPLVILVTVPLSVCGALVPLFLGLSSMNIYTQVGLVTLIGLISKHGIMIVEFANQLRREQGLSRREAVEEAAAIRLRPVLMTTAATVFGMVPLIIASGAGAVSRFDIGLVIATGMSVGTLFTLFVLPAVYDLVAQPDRSPSEHAGIAVS; this is translated from the coding sequence ATGGCCTTCACCGATCCCTTCATCCGCCGCCCGGTACTGGCGAGCGTCATCAGCCTGCTGATCGTGCTGCTCGGCATGCAGGCGTTCAACAGCCTGACCATTCGCCAGTATCCGCAGATGGAAAGCGCCCTGATCACGGTGACCACCGCCTACCCGGGCGCCAATGCCGAAACCATCCAGGGCTACATCACCCAACCGCTGCAGCAGAGTCTGGCCAGCGCCGAAGGCGTGGACTACATGACCTCGGTCAGCCAGCAGAACGCCTCGGTGATCTCGGTTTATGCGCGCATCGGTGCCGACACCGATCGGCTCTACACCGAGCTGCTCAGCCAGGCCAATTCGGTGAAGAACCAGCTGCCGCAAGCCGCCGAGGACCCGGTACTGAACAAGCAGGCGGCCGACTCCACGGCGCTGATGTACATCAGCTTCTACAGCGACCAGCTGTCCAACCCGCAGATCACCGACTACCTGTCGCGGGTGATCCAGCCCAAGCTGGCGACGCTACCGGGCATGGCCGAAGCGGAAATCCTCGGCAACCAGGTGTTCGCCATGCGCCTCTGGCTGGACCCGGTGAAACTGGCCGCCTATGGCGTCTCCGCCGGTGATGTGAACGAGGCGGTGCGCAAGTACAACTTCCTCTCCGCGGCCGGCGAAGTGAAGGGCCAGTATGTGGTCACCAGCATCAACGCCGACACCGAGCTGAAGACGCCGGAAGCGTTCGCCGCCATCCCGCTCAAGACCCAGGGCGACAGCCGCGTACTGCTGGGTGACGTTGCGCGAGTGGAAATGGGCGCCGAGAGCTACAACTCGATCAGCTCGTTCGACGGCATTCCCTCTGTCTACATCGGCATCAAGGGCACGCCCAGCGCCAACCCGCTGGATGTGATCAAGGAAGTGCGCGCGATCATGCCGCAGATCGAGGCGCAGCTGCCGCCGGGCCTCAAGGCGAGCATCGCCTACGACGCCACCGAGTTCATCCAGGCCTCCATCGACGAGGTGGTGAAGACTCTGGCCGAGGCCGCGGTGATCGTCATCGTCGTGGTGTTCCTCTTCCTCGGCTCGCTGCGTACCGTTCTGATCCCGGTGGTGACCATCCCGCTGTCGATGATCGGCGTGATGTTCTTCATGCAGGCCATGGGTTATTCGATCAACCTGCTGACACTGCTGGCCATGGTGCTGGCGATCGGTCTGGTGGTGGACGACGCCATCGTCGTGGTGGAGAACATCCACCGGCATATCGAACAGGGCAAGTCACCATTTCAGGCGGCGATCGACGGCGCACGGGAAATCGCCATGCCGGTGGTGACGATGACCATCACCCTGGCGGCGGTCTATGCGCCCATCGGTTTCCTGCAGGGGCTGACCGGCGCGCTGTTCCAGGAGTTCGCGCTGACCCTGGCCGGCGCGGTGCTGATCTCCGGCGTCGTGGCGCTGACCCTGTCGCCGATGATGTGTTCGAAACTCTTGCGTCATGAGGAGAATCCCAGCGGCTTCGCCCATCGCCTGGACGAGCTGTTCGAACGGCTAAAGCAGCGCTACCAGCGTGCATTGCACGGCACGCTGAATACCCGCCCGGTGGTGCTGGTGTTCGCCGTGCTGGTTCTCGCGCTGATTCCCGCCCTGCTGATGTTCACCGAGAGCGAGCTGGCGCCGGAAGAAGACCAGGGCATCGTCTTCATGATGGCCAGCGCGCCGAAGACCGCCAACCTGGACTACCTGAACGCCTACACCGACCAGTTCCTGGAGATCTTCAAGAGTTTTCCGGAGTACTACTCCTGGTTCCAGATCAATGGTTTCGACGGCGTGCAGAGCGGTATCGGCGGCTTCCTGCTCAAGCCCTGGGACGAGCGCGAGCGCTCGCAGATGGAAATCCTGCCGGAGGTTCAGGCCAAGCTCGATCGCCTGCCGGGCCTGCAGATCTTCGGCTTCAACCTGCCTTCGCTGCCCGGTACTGGCGAGGGCCTGCCCTTCCAGTTCGTCATCAACACCGCCAACGACTACGAGACGCTGCTGCAGGTGACCGAGCGCATCCGCAAGCGTGCCGAAGAGTCCGGCAAGTTCGCCTTCCTCGATGTGGACCTGGCCTTCGATAAGCCGGAAATCGTGGTCGAGATCGACCGTGAGAAGGCCGCGCAGATGGGCGTGTCCATGGAAGAACTCGGCCTGACCCTGAGCACCCTGCTCGGCGAGGGCGAGATCAACCGCTTCACCATCGAAGGCCGCAGCTACAAGGTCATCGCCCAGGTCGAGCGCGCTTATCGTGACAACCCCGATTGGCTGAGCAACTACTACGTGCGCAACGGGCAAGGCCAGATGCTGCCGCTGTCGACGCTGATCAAGGTGCGCGACCGCGCACGACCGACTCAGCTCAAGCAGTTCCAGCAACTCAATGCGGCAATGATTCAGGGCTTTCCAATCGTCAGCATGGGCGAAGCGATCGATACACTGCAGACCATCGCCCGCGAAGAAGCGCCCGATGGTTTCGGTTTCGATTACGCCGGCGCGTCGCGGCAGTACATTCAGGAAGGCAACGCGCTATACATGACTTTCGCGCTGGCATTGGCGGTGATCTTCCTGGTCCTGGCCGCGCAGTTCGAAAGCTTCCGCGATCCACTGGTGATCCTGGTCACCGTACCGCTGTCGGTCTGCGGCGCGCTGGTGCCGCTGTTCCTCGGCCTGTCGAGCATGAACATCTATACGCAGGTGGGCCTGGTGACGCTGATCGGGTTGATCAGCAAGCACGGCATCATGATCGTCGAGTTCGCCAATCAGCTTCGCCGCGAACAGGGGCTGAGCCGGCGCGAAGCGGTGGAAGAAGCGGCGGCGATCCGCCTGCGGCCGGTGCTGATGACTACCGCAGCCACCGTGTTCGGCATGGTGCCGCTGATCATCGCCAGTGGTGCCGGTGCGGTGAGCCGCTTCGATATCGGCCTGGTGATCGCCACCGGCATGTCGGTGGGAACGTTGTTCACCCTGTTCGTGCTACCGGCAGTCTATGACCTGGTAGCCCAACCGGACCGCAGCCCAAGCGAGCACGCCGGGATCGCCGTCAGCTAA